The DNA region aCATTTACATTTGCAACAAAGATATTTCTATTGTTTCTTGTGTTTAGTTTTTCCCACAAAAGGTACAATataattttctgcatccaaaAAATTATAGATAAATAGCTCATCTAATCacatatgtttgtatattATATACGCATTTAggcatatatataaatgtttaaaaatacatacatcCCACTAACGCAATGTCTATTTATACGATTATAAAGTATTCAGTGCGCATTGGTTTCATTTGCCCACTTCATATTGCTAACGAGACTCTTTTTAATGTCATGACTCATGACAATGCACTTCTTGCATTTCAATGAGTAGGTAACTACAATAGGGGCAAAATAAAGTCGGTAAATGTTACCGAACCTTGTAAGGGTCACTAAAAGAGGCGTATTCACGACGGGGATGTAGCTCAGATGGTAGAGCGCTCGCTTAGCATGTGAGAGGTACGGGGATCGATGCCCCGCATCTccaaatgattttttttaaccgtaataaaatatttttggaacaTTGAGGAGAAGAACATCTTTAAAAgaacaattattttatataccaTAACTTACCttttaatattatacatttttttatctATTCCAAATTGATAATTAGATTAGATTATAATATTATGTAAGTATGCCATAGCTAATAACTACAATATTGAAATACGGATCcagaaaattaaactaaattcACTATTTTCAGACAAACAAAGTGATGGAACAGCCCTTGGTATCAACCGGCCAATCCATTATTGCCATTAAGGCCACCAACGAAGGTGTTCGGAGGATCCTTGTTctgggatgcaaaggaaattTTGTCCAAATGCATGATGCGGTCAACGGACTGCTGCTACGTCGCGTATTTATTGCAGAGGGCTTAAATATCTACAGTCTGCTTCTAGATGAAGGACACATGTATTGCGGAACGCAGAAAAACGAGATATATCAATTGGAGTTTTATGTAAGTGGTAAAATATGACATTCAGTTGACCGAATATTGATTCCTATGATATTTCCGTTTTAGACTGGAAACTTGGTCACCAAGTTTAGCTGTGGAAATGGAGCTGTTGCTATTGCGTCCTATGGAGAGCGTTATTTGCTAGCCGGCTGCTACGATGGCTTTATTTACGTCCTAAACAAGATAACTGGAACTCAAGTGGGTCGTTTCGAGGGCGCTGGTCGCATGGTCTTAGCCCTTTCGGTTGCTGGCGATAAGGTAAGTTCATTTATAATTCTTACAAGTTTAGTATTCAAATGTTTTACTGCAATCTTACAGATCGTCACATCTTCTAAAGATAACTCGCTGGAGATTCTGGAGGTTCCCTCAGCATTTGTAAATGGCTATTAAGACGCCTATCATTATTTGTATAAGTcggatttaatttaataatttttacacACAAACTTGCTTgtataatacaatttaatgGTCATAGTCCTTGATCGCGGACTTATAATTCGTTCTCTGTATTTACAATTgaatattacatttttctgTTAGCGCCCGATTGCATTTTTGCAATTGATCTACTTGAAGAATTTGGCCATGAACAAAGTATAAACGAATAAAAAGAGAACATCCAGTAAAATTAtgataaatgtaaaattatgtaaaattatgtaGTGATTTAATTTGTCTTTAAGGAATTTGAGGGGCCCTCACTGGTCGCACGTTGGTCTGCATTTGGTGCAGTTTCTGGTTGAGCTTGTGTGTGTGGTCACGCAGATAGGCGATAAGGTCGGCCTGCTTCTCCAGAAGCTCTTCTGTGTCTCCTCCTGGCTGCATAAGGCCCAGGGAACCTCCAGCACGGTCCGCACCGCGCAAAACATCCGGGGCTAGCTTGGCGCTGTTGAACTTACGCACCTTGTCTGGAATTGGTATAAAATTTTTAGTCATGACATTTATTCTACCAGAAATTACTTGGCTTTTGATCAGTAATTTCTTGTTTTGGGACCACAAAGAAGTACGAACTCAATTAGTAGTTGTATTAACACACTAGAATTTCACTTACCAGTTTTATCTAAACGTTTCTGACTCATTTATTGCAAATTACAAGAACAAGCAAAATCACTCAGAGAAACAGTTACTGGCCAGTTCTtaataagttttaaaaaattaccTAGCCTACTCGaacactatatatataaaatatatataatacatttCCCTAAGCTTTCAGCCCTTAAAACAATATGAGTAAAAGGTTGCTCATCATCAGAAATATTTAGATGTGAATAGGAAAAAGTACAATGCAAGGTGATAACTCTTGACATGCAAAATAAAAGTCGTACTACTTTGTAGACTTCCCCACTTTTACTGACTTGACTATGACTCTTTCTTTACCAATATATAAGCTGTGGGAGACGGCCAGCACCAAATTTTCGGCAACGGTGAAGGCGGTCACATAGCTGACCGGCGACAACCATCCGGCGGCGCAGTGTTCCCAGAAGTTCTCCGCATAGAAGTGGTGGATCAGGGCCTGGACAGCAAGCAGCATGGAGTTCCACAGGGATACTAGCTGGAGAGGAATACCCTTCTGCACGTTAGTCTCGCGGTGGAAATCGTGATAGCCCTGCATGCGTAGATTGTCGTGTTGCTTCCTTACAAAGTGATCGAAGAGCTGTAAAAACGGTTGACATTGAGGCAGGTTGGGATTGACGAACTGCTGATTGGTATACTTACATATGTGATGACCCAGAAGGTGGCCCGTAGGTAGAGCATTATGAAGTAGGCATCGCAACGCCTATCCGTTGGGAACGAGGCCGCCAGTATGATCCCCACAATAGAGATTGCAGTGGAGATAACCAGATGAAGGCTACGGTGGGACAGGGAATGGATTATGTTATGTACATTATTGGTCGTTTGAAACGACATGGATGATTCACTGCCGGCGGCCGATGAGTACATGGCTTGCCCTTTTCCCCGTACTCCACATATAATCTCACCTAAATGCGGGTACTGTATTCAGCTTGTAGCT from Drosophila santomea strain STO CAGO 1482 chromosome 3R, Prin_Dsan_1.1, whole genome shotgun sequence includes:
- the LOC120451004 gene encoding transmembrane protein 192, whose translation is MEQPATGSAAVQPGVSPAHIHDTDQLLDPVLFSDDNGSYKLNTVPAFSLHLVISTAISIVGIILAASFPTDRRCDAYFIMLYLRATFWVITYLFDHFVRKQHDNLRMQGYHDFHRETNVQKGIPLQLVSLWNSMLLAVQALIHHFYAENFWEHCAAGWLSPVSYVTAFTVAENLVLAVSHSLYIDKVRKFNSAKLAPDVLRGADRAGGSLGLMQPGGDTEELLEKQADLIAYLRDHTHKLNQKLHQMQTNVRPVRAPQIP